A genomic window from Flavobacterium azooxidireducens includes:
- a CDS encoding sensor histidine kinase, whose translation MEGSIDINYVFWLGTSVMLFLALGLLFLVLFYQNNFTKMKRQEAETLLKTALESEKEERQRIAKDLHDSVQGDLSAIRNYMVLLQRQTQGQSSNLLISEAKDALEKAIENTRVISNKLMPPLLETAGFSSALRDYLEQLSLLSGKEFVYKTDFSDVQIPTEYAYELFRVVQEFCQNMLKHGQISQALLSLYITTEGLSLEIIDDGVPFDFKTAYNKSNGSGLNNIQSRIKSMKAELVQREVTVGNHFVIYLKLPI comes from the coding sequence TTGGAAGGATCGATTGATATAAATTATGTTTTTTGGCTTGGAACCTCTGTGATGCTTTTTTTGGCGTTAGGTTTGCTTTTCTTGGTTTTATTTTATCAAAATAATTTTACTAAAATGAAGCGTCAAGAGGCAGAAACGCTATTGAAAACTGCATTAGAAAGTGAGAAAGAGGAGCGACAACGAATTGCTAAAGATTTGCATGACAGTGTTCAGGGTGATTTGAGTGCTATACGAAACTATATGGTTCTTTTACAGAGGCAAACACAAGGGCAATCCTCTAATTTACTTATTTCAGAAGCTAAAGATGCGTTGGAAAAAGCTATTGAAAATACTAGGGTTATCTCAAATAAGTTGATGCCTCCATTATTAGAAACTGCGGGGTTTAGTTCAGCTTTGCGTGACTATTTAGAACAACTCAGCTTACTAAGTGGGAAAGAATTTGTCTATAAAACGGATTTCTCTGATGTACAAATTCCTACTGAATATGCTTATGAACTTTTTCGAGTGGTACAGGAATTTTGTCAGAATATGTTGAAACATGGTCAAATTTCGCAAGCTCTACTTTCTTTATATATTACCACTGAAGGATTAAGTTTAGAAATCATAGATGATGGAGTTCCTTTTGATTTTAAAACTGCTTATAACAAATCAAACGGTAGCGGGTTAAATAATATTCAATCCAGAATTAAAAGTATGAAAGCGGAGTTGGTCCAGCGTGAAGTAACGGTTGGTAATCATTTTGTTATTTATTTAAAACTTCCTATATGA
- a CDS encoding response regulator transcription factor: MIRIALVDDHQLFRKSLSLLIATFDEVEVVFDTDDGLKLLEKLINGEKIDVVLLDIQMPIMDGFEICTRLKKDYSDVKILIVSQLTTKEAVHKIMDCGANGFFTKNSPPELLEQAIKGIINKDYYFDMELAAVVREAILWEKKVQSNFNFTQKINLTGREVEIILMACKELSSIEIGDKLCISTRTVEKHRKRIMEKTESKNFIGVVLYALKVNAIYLEDI; encoded by the coding sequence ATGATACGAATAGCTTTAGTGGATGATCATCAATTATTTAGAAAGAGTTTATCTTTATTAATTGCAACTTTTGATGAAGTTGAGGTTGTTTTTGATACTGATGATGGACTAAAGTTATTGGAAAAGCTGATTAATGGTGAGAAAATTGATGTGGTGTTATTGGATATTCAAATGCCAATCATGGATGGTTTTGAAATTTGTACACGATTAAAAAAAGATTACTCGGACGTTAAAATTCTAATTGTCTCTCAGTTAACAACTAAGGAAGCCGTTCACAAAATAATGGATTGCGGAGCGAATGGTTTTTTCACAAAAAATTCTCCTCCGGAACTTTTGGAGCAGGCCATAAAAGGTATCATAAATAAAGATTACTATTTTGATATGGAATTGGCTGCCGTTGTAAGAGAGGCTATTTTATGGGAGAAGAAAGTGCAGTCCAATTTTAATTTTACCCAGAAAATCAATCTAACCGGGCGAGAGGTAGAAATAATTTTAATGGCTTGTAAAGAATTGAGCAGTATAGAAATAGGAGATAAGCTCTGCATCAGTACACGGACTGTAGAAAAACACCGAAAGCGTATTATGGAAAAAACGGAGTCTAAAAATTTTATAGGGGTTGTATTGTATGCTCTTAAGGTAAACGCCATTTATTTAGAAGATATTTAA
- a CDS encoding T9SS type A sorting domain-containing protein — translation MRVSFQLIVALPFLLLFSIECVAQDFFQKFGAITHYKGSDTLNRYNFNPMLNFSDIEKLEQAHKGKFQKSGSLFFAFESLQEEEVQVLAMKDSKNSITITSKHVLFSDGLENKVEPFYGSILSYQFSRDSYGRKNNGLTISKGFIGEQGKLLEYIFLPDVVTDLDQAKIESYLSLKFGISLYKTSYLSTSNDTIWNYKKNEDFASRVTGIGRDDQIGLYQRKSVNSEMKAISIGVDSLHSISNHNYLIWSDNDGSTTIQESTLLKRKWRVHYFGEKDDFENLQMEVDPIFLFEKYDNRLESTDNVLWLVLSKTTDFKSEKKYVKSVKKNGKLIFEKINFSEHAYFSFLIAPEFFVQKDLVLSICEQTNQLKVTPIGGVAPYLLKLTSEQFNDEFQFTEPDYIQSNLTAGNYFLEITDAFQNHYSTSFTIIDNTGLTIDLKEKWVLSDENEIIIFPNISNPNQILNYEWISNKEMVSSSSTLKTGQTGAYQLRLKLANGCVETRDFEIVSEDVLTNQISIYPNSTASGQLFYVDFDLSEPKDITVFIHDMAGKMILNEQLTAIQDSQFKTSLTVSGTYLLTVSTDKTTVAKRIIVK, via the coding sequence ATGAGAGTTTCTTTTCAATTAATTGTAGCACTCCCTTTTTTATTACTATTTTCTATAGAATGTGTTGCACAAGATTTTTTTCAAAAGTTTGGTGCTATAACACACTACAAAGGAAGTGACACATTGAATCGCTACAATTTTAACCCAATGTTAAACTTTAGTGATATTGAAAAATTGGAGCAAGCACATAAGGGTAAGTTTCAAAAATCAGGTTCTTTGTTTTTTGCTTTTGAATCCCTGCAAGAAGAGGAAGTTCAAGTTCTTGCCATGAAGGATTCTAAAAACTCAATCACCATTACTTCCAAACACGTTTTATTTTCGGATGGATTAGAGAATAAGGTGGAGCCTTTTTATGGCAGTATACTTTCTTACCAGTTTTCAAGGGACAGTTATGGCAGAAAAAATAACGGACTTACAATTTCTAAGGGATTTATAGGTGAGCAAGGAAAATTGTTAGAATATATTTTTTTACCAGATGTAGTAACTGATTTGGATCAAGCTAAAATTGAAAGCTATCTATCTTTAAAATTTGGAATATCCCTTTATAAAACTTCTTATTTATCTACCTCAAATGATACAATTTGGAACTATAAAAAAAATGAAGATTTTGCCAGTCGTGTTACAGGGATTGGAAGAGATGATCAAATTGGTTTATATCAAAGAAAGTCTGTTAATTCTGAAATGAAAGCTATCAGTATTGGAGTTGACAGTTTACATAGTATTAGTAATCACAATTATTTGATTTGGAGTGATAATGATGGTTCAACTACGATCCAAGAAAGTACACTTTTGAAAAGAAAATGGAGGGTACATTATTTTGGAGAAAAGGATGATTTTGAAAATCTTCAAATGGAAGTTGATCCGATATTTCTATTTGAAAAATATGATAATCGTTTGGAATCTACAGATAATGTTTTATGGCTTGTGTTGAGTAAAACTACAGATTTTAAGTCTGAAAAGAAATATGTTAAAAGTGTAAAGAAAAATGGGAAACTCATTTTTGAAAAAATAAATTTTTCTGAGCATGCTTATTTTTCATTTTTGATAGCTCCTGAATTTTTTGTTCAGAAGGATTTAGTTCTATCAATTTGCGAACAAACTAATCAACTTAAGGTTACTCCAATAGGTGGCGTTGCTCCTTATTTACTCAAATTGACTTCCGAACAATTTAACGATGAATTTCAGTTTACTGAGCCGGATTATATTCAATCTAATCTAACAGCTGGAAATTATTTTTTAGAAATAACCGATGCATTCCAGAATCACTATTCAACATCATTTACAATTATTGATAACACAGGACTTACTATTGATTTGAAAGAAAAGTGGGTACTTTCAGATGAAAATGAAATCATCATTTTTCCAAACATTTCTAATCCGAATCAAATTTTAAATTATGAATGGATTAGTAATAAAGAAATGGTTTCTTCTTCTTCTACCTTAAAAACTGGTCAAACCGGAGCTTATCAATTAAGATTAAAGTTAGCGAACGGATGTGTTGAAACACGTGATTTTGAAATTGTTTCTGAAGATGTTTTAACTAATCAAATAAGTATTTACCCCAATTCAACAGCCTCCGGGCAATTATTTTATGTTGATTTTGATTTGTCTGAGCCAAAAGATATAACTGTATTTATTCATGATATGGCCGGTAAAATGATTTTAAATGAGCAATTAACCGCCATACAAGACTCTCAATTCAAAACTTCCCTAACGGTTTCAGGAACCTATCTACTTACTGTAAGTACTGATAAAACAACTGTTGCCAAAAGAATCATAGTAAAATAA
- a CDS encoding SpvB/TcaC N-terminal domain-containing protein, producing MLIGMLHSSFIAPAQPIIWEFFNGTKAKNFHDSSSSYESPDSVRSVNFMEPDNEVETKKSTLRSEKTSSLNDKLGLKTYFQADIVDGYIGVFDDKPLDDAKDNLFKITIDEIPTNSRVYLQYELYGVEGLSSVSRSVNDMPTTGGYIVKKNNQWTLQQEELAFNWVKKGENTILFTAPSSKEFGYRVKNVSIQFKEDTTLNANMILNIDQNLLFVKENQLYIKGFVQNPSENLTVEVAGSNLLVYKNQFEGIIQLTKENIEQKNILIKANDSNGLVGQEYIHLTNLLEADLKVSFDERLSEHKKMFSALAGSSLLTEGAGIIVPDSAITDHKIISISSLRKKDIAPMNSGMINVTKGGGSYRFLPDGTKFAKNVKIQLAYDNSLIPSGYSEKDIQTFYFSKDSKSWVSVEKDSVLLETKMIVSNTNHFTDYINGIIQVPETPETSAFIPTMMSDIKAANPTSGMTLISPPEASQKGSAGVSYPIKVPSGRSGLQPSLAIQYNSDGGNGLLGLGWDMSTSALSIDTRWGVPILSDTHETEIYTLNGEQLMYPKIENLNADMVDWMPNRHYDATNAGDVYSTVERERIDNAVFTMRKQGGFEKLERLGTNPSNYHWKVTNTDGVVSWYGGKTGVDETYVLKNAEGKVVYWSLYMVEDVHGNSMKYYYTKETIGSISGVNSNLAGSIFYYLSRITYTGFQDDDGGYSVEFIPTSTYRPDITIDSKLGVKLVNTKLLNTIQVKHQNELIRRYNLNYDPGFSKFGKNRLLSIVEADAGNNEFYRHEFEYYDDLEDGEGNNIYFSAGVDVNLCEDDDDGGGVMKKSVLCLCFQFRNIQFIISEILIRQ from the coding sequence ATGCTTATTGGTATGTTGCATAGTAGCTTTATTGCTCCTGCCCAACCCATTATCTGGGAATTTTTTAATGGTACTAAAGCTAAAAATTTTCACGATAGTTCAAGCAGTTATGAAAGTCCGGATTCAGTAAGATCAGTTAATTTTATGGAACCTGATAATGAAGTTGAAACGAAAAAGTCGACTTTACGTTCTGAAAAAACAAGTTCTTTAAATGATAAATTAGGACTGAAAACTTATTTTCAAGCTGATATTGTTGATGGGTATATTGGTGTTTTTGATGATAAACCTTTGGATGATGCAAAAGACAATTTATTTAAAATTACTATTGATGAAATACCTACTAACAGTAGGGTCTATCTTCAGTATGAATTATATGGTGTTGAAGGACTTAGTTCAGTATCCAGAAGTGTAAACGACATGCCGACTACGGGAGGTTATATAGTAAAGAAAAATAACCAATGGACGTTACAACAAGAGGAGTTAGCTTTTAATTGGGTAAAAAAAGGAGAGAATACTATTTTGTTTACCGCTCCATCGAGTAAAGAATTTGGATACAGAGTAAAAAATGTAAGTATCCAATTTAAAGAGGACACAACTCTGAACGCCAATATGATTTTGAACATCGATCAGAATTTATTGTTTGTTAAAGAAAATCAACTTTATATTAAGGGATTTGTTCAGAACCCAAGTGAAAATTTAACTGTAGAAGTAGCAGGCTCCAACTTGTTAGTTTATAAAAATCAATTTGAAGGAATAATTCAGTTGACTAAGGAAAATATAGAGCAAAAAAATATTTTAATTAAAGCAAATGACTCCAATGGACTAGTGGGGCAGGAATATATTCATCTAACAAATTTACTTGAAGCAGATTTGAAAGTGAGTTTTGATGAACGACTGAGTGAACACAAAAAAATGTTTTCAGCTTTAGCTGGAAGTAGTCTATTAACAGAAGGTGCAGGAATAATAGTTCCTGATAGTGCAATTACAGATCATAAAATAATTTCGATATCTTCTTTACGAAAAAAAGATATAGCACCGATGAATTCGGGGATGATTAATGTTACTAAAGGAGGAGGGTCTTACCGATTTTTACCAGATGGAACCAAATTTGCCAAGAATGTAAAAATTCAATTAGCCTATGATAATTCCCTCATTCCTTCCGGCTATTCTGAAAAAGATATTCAAACCTTTTATTTTAGTAAAGATTCTAAGAGTTGGGTGAGTGTAGAAAAAGATAGCGTTCTTTTAGAAACGAAAATGATTGTATCGAATACGAATCATTTTACTGATTATATAAATGGTATTATTCAAGTTCCGGAGACACCCGAAACCTCTGCATTTATTCCCACGATGATGAGTGATATCAAAGCTGCTAATCCTACTTCGGGAATGACACTGATATCGCCGCCTGAAGCTTCCCAAAAAGGTTCTGCCGGTGTTTCGTATCCAATAAAAGTACCGTCAGGGAGAAGTGGTTTGCAACCCAGTTTGGCTATCCAATATAATAGTGATGGAGGTAATGGTCTATTAGGTTTAGGATGGGACATGAGTACCTCTGCATTATCTATTGATACACGATGGGGTGTGCCTATTTTGTCTGATACTCATGAAACTGAAATTTATACCTTAAATGGAGAACAATTGATGTATCCGAAGATCGAAAACCTGAATGCGGATATGGTTGATTGGATGCCTAATCGTCATTATGACGCTACAAATGCTGGAGATGTGTATTCTACAGTTGAGCGTGAACGTATAGATAATGCGGTATTTACTATGAGAAAACAAGGTGGATTTGAAAAGCTAGAGCGATTAGGAACTAACCCAAGTAATTATCATTGGAAAGTGACCAATACCGATGGAGTTGTTAGTTGGTACGGAGGAAAGACGGGTGTTGACGAAACCTATGTATTAAAAAATGCAGAGGGAAAAGTGGTATATTGGAGTTTGTATATGGTTGAGGATGTGCATGGAAATAGTATGAAATATTATTACACGAAAGAGACTATTGGTTCCATTTCGGGAGTAAATAGTAACCTTGCAGGTAGTATCTTTTATTATCTGAGTCGGATAACTTATACCGGTTTTCAAGATGACGATGGAGGATATTCCGTAGAGTTTATACCCACAAGTACCTATCGTCCTGATATTACTATTGATTCTAAATTAGGCGTTAAATTAGTTAATACCAAGTTGTTGAATACTATCCAAGTAAAACATCAAAATGAATTAATACGACGGTATAATCTGAATTATGATCCCGGATTTAGTAAGTTTGGTAAGAATAGATTATTATCTATTGTGGAAGCCGATGCCGGAAATAATGAATTTTATCGACATGAATTTGAGTATTATGATGATTTAGAAGATGGAGAAGGCAACAACATTTACTTTTCAGCGGGAGTTGATGTTAATCTTTGTGAGGATGACGATGATGGTGGTGGGGTGATGAAGAAAAGTGTTTTATGTTTGTGTTTCCAGTTCCGAAATATACAATTTATAATTTCCGAAATTCTCATTCGCCAATAA